GGCGGCCCAGAAGGGCCGCACGGGGGTTGGTCGAAAGGGTTTTTCATCACCCTGCTAGAAGACCATCCCTTTTCGCCGCACGATGTCGCCCAGCACCGCCACCTCAGGAACAGCGATACCAGGACCGGCCTGTTGCCCGGGAGACGATGTCCGGTAGATGATGGCCGTAGCACCGAGTTCAGGACTGGAGAGGCAGCCAAACAGGCGAAATGCCGGTTCACCTCAGCGTGCGCCCGATTGCGGATAGCTGATGCTGTCGCCCCAACTGATGACCTCGTCGGCAAACTCCTCTACGGCAAGAAGACCAGCCGCCCACAAGAAAGCCCGGTCCCTTTCCGGTACCTCGGCCAGGGTCAACCACTTCACCTCGACAAGAAGCTGACTCTCGCCTCCGAACTCCGGGTCAGTGCCCAGCCGGGGCTCCTGATTACCAATGTCGACCAGGAACGTGTAGTAGCTGACCTGCGGAGAGGAGGCGAAGGCACTGACCTCAGGCACAATCGTACCGACCACGCCGCACTCCTCTCTGAGCTCACGGACCGCCGCTTCCACCGGCGTCTCCCCCTGCTCAATACCACCACCGGGCAGGCACCACCATTCTTTGCCATCCTGGCGATGTTTGACCATCAGTAGTCTATTCTCACGATGAACGATACACTGTGCTCTCCCCATGCTGACCTCCCCCCAGTCGCTGCGCCGCGTGTTTAACCAGTAACCGCAGGAGTGGGCGCCCCCACCTGAATCAGTGGCGTCTTGAGCGTGAAGACACGCCAACCCCTCCTGGTCCTATCCCACTCCGGAACCCTCGCTCCACCGCCAGCAGTAGCCATCACCTTCCCGGTAAAGGCGCAGGAACTCCTTTTCAACCAGGTTACGCACCTGCCGCTGCACGACATCAGCGGACTGACCCAGCGCCTGCGTTATACGAAGGACCAACTCTCCCTCAGCCGCATCAGCATCGGTGACCGCTTGCGCGGCACC
Above is a genomic segment from Dehalococcoidales bacterium containing:
- a CDS encoding NUDIX hydrolase; amino-acid sequence: MGRAQCIVHRENRLLMVKHRQDGKEWWCLPGGGIEQGETPVEAAVRELREECGVVGTIVPEVSAFASSPQVSYYTFLVDIGNQEPRLGTDPEFGGESQLLVEVKWLTLAEVPERDRAFLWAAGLLAVEEFADEVISWGDSISYPQSGAR